Proteins found in one Erythrobacter sp. 3-20A1M genomic segment:
- a CDS encoding DUF3008 family protein — MPAKSKAQQKAAGAALSAKRGETKVSDLQGASKQMYDSMSEDELEDYASTDREGLPDKVDDDD, encoded by the coding sequence ATGCCGGCAAAATCGAAAGCACAGCAGAAAGCCGCAGGCGCGGCCCTGTCCGCGAAGCGGGGCGAAACCAAGGTTTCCGATCTGCAGGGTGCATCCAAGCAGATGTACGACAGCATGAGCGAGGACGAGCTGGAGGATTACGCCTCCACCGATCGCGAAGGCCTGCCCGATAAGGTCGACGACGACGATTAA
- a CDS encoding DUF2945 domain-containing protein, translating to MSNSNSFQTGQYVQWNWGNGTGKGQIKERFEREVTRTLQGSEITKDGDSDNPAYLIKQDDGDKVLKRGSELEAQD from the coding sequence ATGAGCAATTCCAACAGTTTCCAGACCGGGCAATATGTCCAGTGGAACTGGGGCAACGGCACGGGCAAGGGCCAGATCAAGGAGCGCTTCGAGCGCGAGGTGACTCGCACCCTGCAGGGCAGCGAGATCACCAAGGACGGCGATTCCGACAACCCCGCATATCTGATCAAGCAGGACGATGGCGACAAGGTGCTGAAGCGCGGATCCGAACTGGAGGCGCAGGACTGA
- the dapD gene encoding 2,3,4,5-tetrahydropyridine-2,6-dicarboxylate N-succinyltransferase: MTQALQSAIDAAWEDRANVTPDSREVAQAVEEAIALLDGGERRVAEPDGTGGWQVNQWLKKAVLLSFRLRDNAVIEGAVGAPAFDKVPSKFAGWDEARFREAGFRVVPGAIVRRGSHIGKGTVLMPSFVNIGAHVGDGSMIDTWASVGSCAQVGKNCHISAGAGIGGVLEPLQANPTIIGDNCFIGARSEIVEGVQVGEGCVVAMGVFITASTRIVYRDSGEVIRGHIPPYSVVVPGSLPGEAGKPSLACAVIVKTVDEQTRAKTGINELLRD; this comes from the coding sequence ATGACACAGGCGCTCCAGAGTGCGATCGATGCCGCGTGGGAAGATCGCGCGAACGTCACCCCCGACAGCCGCGAGGTCGCGCAAGCGGTCGAGGAAGCAATCGCTCTGCTCGACGGGGGCGAACGCCGCGTGGCCGAGCCCGACGGAACCGGCGGCTGGCAAGTCAATCAATGGCTGAAGAAGGCGGTTCTGCTGTCCTTCCGCCTGCGCGACAACGCCGTGATCGAAGGTGCGGTCGGCGCGCCCGCGTTCGACAAGGTGCCGAGCAAGTTCGCTGGCTGGGATGAGGCGCGGTTCCGCGAGGCGGGCTTTCGCGTCGTGCCGGGAGCGATCGTGCGCCGGGGCAGCCATATCGGCAAGGGCACCGTACTGATGCCCAGCTTCGTCAATATCGGCGCCCATGTCGGCGACGGCAGCATGATCGACACTTGGGCCAGCGTCGGGAGCTGCGCGCAAGTGGGCAAGAACTGCCATATCTCCGCCGGGGCCGGGATCGGCGGCGTGCTCGAGCCGCTGCAGGCCAATCCCACGATCATCGGCGACAATTGCTTCATCGGCGCTCGGTCCGAAATCGTCGAGGGCGTGCAGGTCGGCGAGGGCTGCGTGGTCGCCATGGGCGTGTTCATTACCGCCTCTACCAGGATCGTCTATCGCGATAGCGGCGAAGTAATCCGCGGCCATATCCCGCCCTATTCGGTGGTCGTACCCGGATCGCTGCCGGGCGAGGCGGGCAAGCCGTCGCTTGCCTGCGCGGTGATCGTGAAGACGGTCGACGAGCAGACGCGGGCCAAGACGGGTATCAACGAGCTGCTGCGCGATTGA